The genomic DNA TTTTTGGAAATAAAAATGAAGATTTTTTAGAAGCAGTAAAGCTTCTTATAGAAAGAGGATTTGACCATATAGATATAAATCTGGGATGTCCTGTGAAGAAAATAATCAGGGCGGGAAAAGGTTCGGCCCTGCTTTTAGAATCAGATTTTGTGAAAGAATTACTTTTGAAACTAAAAAAAGAATTCAGAAATGATATTAAGCTGTCAATGAAAATCAGAACCGGATATAAGAATTTTTCCGATCCTGAATATTATGTGAAGCTGGCCGAAGAGTACGGATTATTCCAGATATGCATACATGGAAGAACTCAGGAACAGCTTTACAGCGGACAGGCTGACTGGAATATAATAAAAAAAATGAAGCAGAAACATAAAAATGTAAAAATTATAGGAAACGGTGATTTAACAGATCTGAAAACAATAAAAGAAAAAACTGATTCTGCAAAGCCTGACGGTATAATGCTGGCAAGGGGACTTCTTGGTAATCCGTGGCTGCTGAAAGAAGCAAAAGATTATTTTAAAACAGGAGTATTCCATGAATCAGAAGTAGGCAGAGAAGAGATAAAGAATACTCTGATAAAGCATATAAATTACTGTATAGAGGACAAAGGGGAAATAAGGGCTAATTTAGATATGAGAAAACATATCTTTTGGTATTTAAAGGAATTTGAAAATATAGAGAAAATAAAAAATGATATTATAAAAACAAAAACTATAAAAGATGTACTGAAATATATTGTAAATAATGTATAAACCGTGATGCAGCCGGAAGAAATTTATGGTAAGGATGAAATTTTATTTGCAAAAATAAGTACAATCTAGTAAAATATAAAATACTGGAGAGGTGATTTTATGGGAATTTTTTCTGCTAAAAAAACGAAAAATCAATATGCTAAAGTTACAACTAAATCTAAACTGACTTTAGACATAACAGAAAGCAGCCAATGGAAAAAATGTTCAAAATGCAACGAGATAATATATAATGAAGATTTGAAAAACAATCTTAATGTTTGTCCGAAGTGCGGGAATTATTTTCCGCTGAATGCATTTGAAAGAATAGAATTATTAATAGATGAGAGAACTTTTGAAGAGCAGGACATTACACTCAATTCAAAAGATTTTTTAAATTTTCCGATGTATAAAGAAAAGCTGGAAGAAAGTATTGATAAAAGCAGAATGTTAGATGCTGTAATTTCGGGTTCCGGGAAAATAAACGGAATCGGAGTGAACATAGCAGTAATGGATTTTAACTTTATGGGCGGAAGTATGGGCTCAGTAGTCGGAGAGAAGGTTACGAGAATACTGGAAAGATCTCTTGAAGAAAAGATTCCGGCTATTGTGGTTTCAAGCTCGGGAGGTGCCAGAATGCAGGAAGGGATAGTGTCTCTTATGCAGATGGCGAAAACTTCAGGTGCCGTGAAGAGATTAAACGAAGCAGGAATACCTTTTATATCTGTACCGGTTAATCCTACTACCGGAGGAGTAACAGCTTCATTTGCTATGCTGGGAGATGTTATAATAACAGAACCTGATGCATTAATAGGCTTTGCAGGTCCGAGAGTAATAGAACAGACAATAAACCAAAAACTTCCAAAAGGATTTCAGCGTGCTGAATTCTTATTAGAACATGGAATGATAGACATAATATCTGAAAGAAAAGACTTGAAAGAAACAATATTCAGAGTTCTTGAAAAATTAGTGTAAACTGGAGGTTATATGAGTATAGAAGCTGAAATGAGAGATTTGGAATCTAAAATAGAAGAATTAAAAAAGTTCTCAAAAGAACAGAAGATAGATTTTTCCAAGCAGATAGAAGAACTGGAAGAGGTTTTGAAAGAGAAAATAAAAGAATATTCAAAAACTGAGATAGATGCATGGGGAAGAACCCAGATATCAAGAAATCCAAAGAGACCTTATACAATGGATTATATAGAAAGAATAGCGGATGATTTCGTGGAACTTCACGGAGACAGACTGTCAAAGGATGATCATGCAATAGTAGGCGGTTTAGCCTCTATAGACGGAAACGGCATTATGATAATAGGGCATCAAAAAGGCCGTGATATGGAAGCGAATATATATAGAAATTTTGGTATGGCAAGTCCCGAAGGCTACAGAAAGGCTTTAAGGCTCATGAGAATGGCTGAGAGATTTGAGGTGCCGATTTTGACGTTTATAGATACTTCCGGAGCATATCCGGGACTGGAAGCTGAAGAAAAGGGACAGGCAGAAGCAATAGCAAAGAACCTTGCGGAAATGTTCGGATTAAAGGTTCCGGTAATAGCTGTGGTAATAGGAGAAGGAGGAAGCGGCGGAGCTCTTGGTATAGGAGTAGCTGATTCTGTACTTATGATGGAAAACAGTATTTACTCTGTAATTTCACCGGAAGGGTGTGCAAGTATCCTGTTTAAGGACTCTAAAAAGGCTCCTGAGGCGGCAAGAAGTCTGAGAATAGATGCTTTTAGTTTAAAAAGTCTCGGAGTAATAGACGGAATAATAAAAGAGCCTATCGGCGGGGCACACAGAGATTATGACGAAACTGCCAAAAATTTGAAAAATGCCGTGGTAAAGGAATTTAGAAAATTAGAAAAAATAGAAATTGAAAAATTGTTGGAAAACAGATATAATAAATTTAGGCGAATTGGTGAATTTTTTGAGTAGGAGGAAAAATGAAAAAAATCGGAATTTTAACAAGCGGTGGAGACTCACCGGGTATGAACACAGCAATCAGAGCCGTTACCAAGATGGCTATGAACTATAACTGTGAAATGTACGGTATCAAAAGAGGATATAAGGGAATGCTTAATGATGAAATATTTAAGCTGAATCCTCTTGACGTATCAGGTATAGCAGATAGAGGAGGGACTAT from Sebaldella termitidis ATCC 33386 includes the following:
- a CDS encoding acetyl-CoA carboxylase carboxyltransferase subunit alpha: MSIEAEMRDLESKIEELKKFSKEQKIDFSKQIEELEEVLKEKIKEYSKTEIDAWGRTQISRNPKRPYTMDYIERIADDFVELHGDRLSKDDHAIVGGLASIDGNGIMIIGHQKGRDMEANIYRNFGMASPEGYRKALRLMRMAERFEVPILTFIDTSGAYPGLEAEEKGQAEAIAKNLAEMFGLKVPVIAVVIGEGGSGGALGIGVADSVLMMENSIYSVISPEGCASILFKDSKKAPEAARSLRIDAFSLKSLGVIDGIIKEPIGGAHRDYDETAKNLKNAVVKEFRKLEKIEIEKLLENRYNKFRRIGEFFE
- the accD gene encoding acetyl-CoA carboxylase, carboxyltransferase subunit beta, whose protein sequence is MGIFSAKKTKNQYAKVTTKSKLTLDITESSQWKKCSKCNEIIYNEDLKNNLNVCPKCGNYFPLNAFERIELLIDERTFEEQDITLNSKDFLNFPMYKEKLEESIDKSRMLDAVISGSGKINGIGVNIAVMDFNFMGGSMGSVVGEKVTRILERSLEEKIPAIVVSSSGGARMQEGIVSLMQMAKTSGAVKRLNEAGIPFISVPVNPTTGGVTASFAMLGDVIITEPDALIGFAGPRVIEQTINQKLPKGFQRAEFLLEHGMIDIISERKDLKETIFRVLEKLV
- a CDS encoding tRNA dihydrouridine synthase is translated as MQIITAPMAGITDYSFRKILYEFSPDIIFTEMVDVNALKYSNQRTQDEILRKAGNEAVQIFGNKNEDFLEAVKLLIERGFDHIDINLGCPVKKIIRAGKGSALLLESDFVKELLLKLKKEFRNDIKLSMKIRTGYKNFSDPEYYVKLAEEYGLFQICIHGRTQEQLYSGQADWNIIKKMKQKHKNVKIIGNGDLTDLKTIKEKTDSAKPDGIMLARGLLGNPWLLKEAKDYFKTGVFHESEVGREEIKNTLIKHINYCIEDKGEIRANLDMRKHIFWYLKEFENIEKIKNDIIKTKTIKDVLKYIVNNV